A region of candidate division WOR-3 bacterium DNA encodes the following proteins:
- a CDS encoding CdaR family protein, with translation MKKRDILEILISLVFGIFIWFFSVTSKTYKVERDFEVIYEGIPDSLTFLEPPPKKIKVEVVADGRSLIFTNFFRPKFLINLENPKRGKNIYKTSDIKFVIPHFVKINEIKFKQDFLNLRFDKKSEKEVPVSAMITGNPRSGFTIKLKKAEGYVRITGPLSILKNIDSIKTNYVSVEKREKSFREKVSLLKPSEVINISPDSIDVYVEIERLEERDFTNIPYIVLAPKEYMIETEPSKLFLRLKGPESVLRNLNREDISVIVNALNFSEGEFFLKPKLRLPDNVSVIKLEPENVRVKLFKKK, from the coding sequence ATGAAAAAAAGAGATATATTAGAAATTTTAATTTCTCTTGTTTTTGGAATTTTTATCTGGTTTTTTTCTGTTACCAGTAAAACTTATAAGGTGGAAAGAGATTTTGAAGTAATTTATGAAGGTATTCCTGATTCTCTTACTTTTCTTGAACCTCCCCCTAAAAAAATAAAGGTGGAAGTAGTAGCAGATGGTAGGTCTCTTATCTTTACTAATTTTTTCAGACCCAAATTTTTAATTAATCTTGAGAATCCCAAAAGGGGTAAAAATATCTATAAAACTTCTGATATAAAATTCGTAATACCTCATTTTGTAAAAATAAACGAAATAAAATTCAAACAGGATTTTTTAAATTTAAGATTTGATAAAAAATCCGAGAAGGAAGTTCCTGTAAGCGCAATGATAACAGGAAATCCAAGATCTGGTTTTACTATTAAGTTAAAAAAAGCTGAAGGTTATGTAAGAATAACAGGTCCTCTTTCAATTTTAAAAAATATAGATAGTATAAAAACCAATTATGTGTCAGTGGAAAAAAGAGAAAAAAGTTTTAGAGAAAAGGTTAGTCTTTTAAAACCCTCAGAAGTTATAAATATCTCACCTGATTCAATAGATGTTTATGTAGAAATAGAAAGACTTGAAGAAAGAGATTTTACAAATATCCCTTATATAGTTTTAGCTCCAAAAGAGTATATGATTGAAACTGAACCTTCAAAATTGTTTTTAAGATTAAAGGGACCTGAATCTGTTTTGAGAAATTTAAATAGAGAGGATATTAGTGTAATTGTAAATGCTTTGAATTTTTCAGAAGGTGAATTTTTTCTTAAACCCAAATTGAGGCTTCCAGATAATGTGAGTGTAATAAAACTGGAACCAGAAAATGTTAGGGTTAAACTTTTTAAGAAAAAGTAG